TCGTTTGGTATTTGCCGTTACAATCGATTTCGCGCAGCAACCTTTTAAGGTTACTGTTGATGAGAAAAAGGAGATGGAGGTAGATATCTTAATCATTGCCAATGGATCAAAGGCTAGGTACTATGGAATAGACTCAGATAGGCAGTATTGCGAGCAGGGTGGGGTAGACTCAGACATCTGCGATGGCTTTTTCTATAAGGGACAGGATGTTGTTGTGGTAGGTGCTGACGATATTGCTGCCGAGCAGGCTTTCTACTTGGCTACCATCTGTAGGAAAGTGTACCTTGTGGTATGTTGTTACGAGCTACTAGTCTCTAAGACCATTCAGAAGAGCCTTTTCAATACACCCAACATTGAGGTACTCTGGGGGTATCAGATTAGAGAGGTGCTTGCGGATGAGTTGGGTGTTAATGGAGTACTGCTAGTTTCCGATAAGAAAGAGGAAAAAAAGGTGCATGCTACTGGTTTATTCGTGGCTATTGACCATTGAATTAACGTCGGTTTTTTGTGTGATAGGGTTGCTGAAATGTGGGTATTTTCTTTAAATACAAAGGATAAGAAGTTTTTTGTAGCCAAGAGAATAGCACACTAGAAGTGCTGTATTTACGAAGACTATTATGGATAATGTTATTATGTTTTGATAAATAAGTGGAAAAGGGCGACTCGAATATTTCGGGTCGCCTTTTTTTCTGCAATTTTAAATTGTTAGTATGCTCAGAGGTTGTTTCCTTTTATTGGTTAAGAAGATCTTCTACCGCCTTTCTAAGCTTTTCTCCATGTAAACCTCTGGCAACAATCTTTCCATCTTTATCAATAAGAATGGTTGTTGGTACGGCTGAGATTACGTACAACTTTGCCGCTTCAGACTGCCAGTACTTTAGATCGGAGATATGGGTCCATGTAAGGGCATCTTTTTCGATAGCAGCTTTCCACGGTTCCAAGCTTTTATCCAACGAGATTCCTACCATTTCTAAGCCTTTCGGATGTAGATCGCTGTAGAGCTTAACCATGTTGGGGTTTTCTTTGCGACAGGGACCACACCATGATGCCCAGAAGTCGATAACGTAAACTTTGCCCTTAAGCGATGCGAGCTCAAAATCCTTACCATCTACTGTCTTAAACTTAATATTAGGAGCAGGTGATCCAACATCTACCTTTTCAAGACGGGTTACATACTCAGCAATTTCTTTAGTAATGGCCGATTTTCTTACGGTAGCAGGGTATAGATTTAGGTAGCTTTTAAGCTCTGATGTATTCGCACTGTAGAGAAACTCAGATTTGATGATGTAGGGTGATACTACAGAATTTGCATAGGTCACAATACTTTGTTTGTTGTAGACATCCATGGCGTTGTATAGGGAGTCTATTTTATTTTCAATCTGCTCTTTCTGCTCCGGAGTTAGCTTATCCTTTTCGTTTCGCAACTTTTGGTTAAACTCTGATATTGCTGCTTGAAATTCCTTTTTACCTTTTTCGTACGCGATTAGCTGGTTTTGGGTTGCATTGCCTTCGATGGAAGGAACCAATGGACGATTTTTTTCTTTGTCGAAACTGCAGCGGTAGGTCAGAACTCCTTTATCAACAAAAAAATACTTGATGGGAAATTTATTCGCTCCCAGTCGTACCATGCACAGCTCAGGAGCATCTACGCTTCCCTTAAAGGCAAATTCACCATTATTCATGGTTGTCTTTTGCCAGAGCTGCTCTTTGTTGTTTACAATCTTGAAAAGCATCACAGAGTCGGTTGTCATTCCATCCACTTTCCCTTTAATCTCGAATGGGATCTGGGAAAAAAGTACTGACGAAATGCCCATTAACGCAAGGCTTAGGCCAAGCTTCGTTTTCTTTAGGTTCATATGTGAGCGTGTTAAGTGTTATGTAGGCTAAAGGAGCAATATGTATGCACCAGCTTACATCGGTTTTGTTTAATACTATATTAAATACACTTAACGGGGCCTATTCCCCAAAAACGAATCCGTAAAATTGATAAAAAGATGTAATTTGTTTAATTAAGCACAGCAGGGTCTGCCATTAGCGAAGTTGGTAAATGAGTAGCCATGTTGCCAGAGGATATTGGAAAAAGTTATTTCAGGAAATAATAGAAGTCAAAGAAGTTAGAGAATAATAGAGAACTCTCTGTGTCCTCTGTGCCTCCGTATTAATTGCGATCTAACATCTCATATCGAGATACTTTAAAGAAATTTCCTGCTGACAGATTGTCAAAAACAGGTCGAGGTTGCCTAATTCCTTCTCCGTTGCCAGACCGAAGAAAGACCGAAGGAAGACCGAACCTACACTGTGAAACAGGAGGCTGACAAAATGACCGATTAGGCTGTGGGTTGGAGGTTTGGCTGCAGCCGTTAACCAAATAGCTGGTTAAGCGCTCGCGTCTATGAAAGGATAAGCGTACATTGTCCGAATTATCGGTTAAAAGCATTGTCAGGGTGGCGGTTGTAGCAAAAAATGGCTAAATAGCAGGAGCGTTTGGCGGCACCTTGCACCGAGCGAATGGTAGAAGTAGAGTATCAACTTTTATATAAAATACCATGGATAAGCGTACTACCTCAGAAACCATCATTGCGTTGGAGAGAGCGGCTCTCGACGCGTGGCACAACGGTAACCCGACACCCTATCTCGAACTTTACTCCGAGGACTTCACCTATTTCGATCCCATGCACGAAAGGCGGATCGACGGGAGGGATAGGATAAAGATGCTGTACGAGGGCATGCGGGGTACGGTAAAGATGGATAAGTTCGAAATGATAAATCCTGTTGTACAGGCAACCGATACCATGGCCGTTCTTACCTACAACCTGCATTCGTACTCGGGCGAAACGATCTGGAAGGAGAACTGTACGGAGGTGTATAGGCTCAACAGTGGCCGCGAGTGGAAGATAGTTCACAGCCACTGGTCGCTCACCAGCGCTGCTACTAGCTAAATGCAGGCGGTTAGGTCGAGGATTTACGCCTTTTATGATGGAGATAGCTAGCGCAGAAGGCTTACCTCTTGGATGTTGCTTTTAGGTATTAGGTCGGTTCCGATTGAGGTAGGGAGATGTCCGGTCCTGCATCCCAATATTGGCATTGTGTGAAAATTAGTAGGCGTGCATTTACCCTTGTTCTCGCTATTTTATCGGCATTTACTTTATTCTAACCTTGCTTGTTAGCAATTAAGGGTTTGAATCTTATCCGTTTTATTATACTTTTAGGGCCAAATAATGAAAAGGAAGAATTATTCTAAGCTTGTATTTGGTTGTTGATATTTTCTTGTAGCCTTGTGCTTAAAATCGAAGGTGTTGAGGACCGCTACTTAGATGGACTTTAAGATTTTAATCGGGGGTATTAGCCGTAAAAAGGAAGTAGAAGCTTAGCTATTTTGCAAGGGTAGCGATAGGTGCGCCTATTCTCTTTTTATGCATTATTAAGTTCTATCTAAAACTATTTTGTGTTGATTATGGATCTGTATATGGGTATTCAAGATATTTACGATATCCTTTTTAATCGTAAAGAGCTGGTTGTTTCCGATGATATTAGGAAAAAAGTGGAGGCTAGCTATTGTTTTTTGGAGCGCTTTTCGAAGGATAAGGTGGTTTACGGCATAAACACGGGCTTTGGTCCGATGGCGCAGTACCGCGTAGACGACGAGCACCTCAAGCAGCTGCAGTATAACATCATTCGTTCCCATTCCGCAGGTGCTGGCGATCCGCTGCCCGAGCTCTACGTTAAGGCCGCCATGGTGGCGCGCCTGCTAACCTTTGCTCAGGGAAAGTCGGGGGTTCACATCGAGCTGGTTGACACCCTATCGAAGTTTATTAATAACAACATATACCCGGTTGTTCCGCAGCACGGAAGCGTGGGTGCCAGCGGCGACCTGGTTCAGCTGTCGCATATTGCCCTTACGCTTATTGGCGAGGGCGAGGTATTCTATAAGGGGGTACGCCGCGACACCCAAGGCGTACTCGAAGAGTTCGGCATAAGGCCACTTGGCGTACATATTCGCGAGGGGCTGGCCGTTTGTAACGGTACCGCCGTAATGACGGGTATTGGCTTGGTAAACCTGATTAACGCCCGCAGGCTGCTACGCTGGGGTGTTATTGCCGCTGTACTGATGAACGAGATTGCCGCATCGTACGACGACTTTATGTCGGAGGTGCTTAACAGCATGAAGTTCCATGAGGGGCAGCAGCGCATTGCTAAAATGATGCGCGACCTATCGGCCGACAGCTGCTGCCTACCCAAGCGCGAGGTGGAGCTTTACGGCGAAGCCAACAACGAAAAGATATTTAGCCATAAGGTGCAGCCCTACTACTCGCTGCGCTGCGTCCCTCAGATCCTAGGACCCGTTTTGGAGGAGCTCGATAACGCCGAAAAGGTGCTGGTAAACGAGCTCAACTCGGTAGACGATAATCCCGTTGTGGATACCGAAACCCAAAGCGTTTACCACGGTGGTAACTTCCACGGCGACTACGTATCGTACGAGATGGATAAGCTTAAGATTGCCATCACCAAGCTTACCATGCTTTGCGAGCGCCAGATGAACTACCTGTTTCACGATAAGATTAACGGCATTCTGCCTCCATTTGTAAATATGGGCGTTCTTGGTCTTAACTACGGCTTGCAGGCGGCGCAGTTTACGGCTACCTCTACCACTGCCGAGTGCCAAACGCTATCCAACCCCATGTACGTGCATAGCATCCCCAACAACAACGACAATCAGGATATCGTAAGCATGGGTACCAACTCGGCGCTGATTGCCAAAACGGTTATCGAGAACTCGTTTCAGGTGATGGCCATCCACTTTATGGCAATTGCACAGGCGGTAGATTGTCTACAAATACAGGATAAGCTATCAAGCAGAACTAGGGCTATATACGATGAGGTAAGGGCTATCATTCCTGTCTTTATCGAGGATAGCCCTAAGTACAAGGAGATAGAGGCGATGGTTGCCTACCTTAAGGGTGGAGAGATGCACCTATAAGTTTAATTATGGGGCTCGGTATGTTGCAAAAAGTTAAATGAATGCTATTTTTGGCCTTAAAAAAGGGAAATAAGCTTAAGTAGCAGTATAAAGGAAGAATAGAATTAGTATGAGATATGCATTGGTAACCGGAGGTAGTCGCGGAATAGGGCGGGCAATTTGTTTAAAGCTTGCCGAGATGGGTTACACGGTGGTTGTAAACTATAAGTCGAATAGGGAAGAGGCCCAAAAAACGCTTGAGCTTATAGCCGAGCAGGGTGGAGCGGGCGAGATGCTGCAGTTTGATGTGGCTAGCGCGCACGATACAGCCGCTGCGCTCGAAGGTTGGCATGCCGCAAATGTAGGTGCGCATATTTCCGTATTGGTAAACAATGCTGGAATACGCAAGGATAACCTGATGATGTGGATGCAGCCAGAGGAGTGGAGCTCGGTGCTCAACATCAGCCTTAACGGGTTTTACAACGTAACCCAGCCGTTACTAAAGAACATGCTGGTAAAGAAGTTCGGACGTATTATAAACGTCGTATCGCTATCGGGCATTAAGGGGCTACCCGGGCAAACCAACTATTCGGCCGCTAAGGGTGGCGTGATTGCTGCCACCAAGGCGCTAGCGCAGGAGGTTGCCAAGAAGGGGGTTACCGTAAATGCGGTGGCTCCTGGCTTTATTAAGACAGAAATGACCGCCGACCTCGATGAGGCCGACCTCAAAAGGCTTATCCCCACAGGCCGATTTGGCGAAGCGAAGGAGGTAGCCGAGCTGGTGGGCTTCCTTGCCTCTGAGCATTCGGCCTACATAACCGGTGAGGTTATTTCGATAAACGGAGGATTGTACACGTAGTAAGATAGGGTATCCCTTGCCTTGTTGAGGATGGGTGCTGGTAGCACACATTGGTAGCAGGGGGGGCTCAGGCAAATAAAAAATAAATTTTATTCGGATGAATAGAGTGGTTATTACTGGTATGGGAATTTACTCCTGTATCGGCAAAAATCTTGAGGAGGTAAAGGAGTCATTATATAACGGGAAATCCGGCATCGGATTCGATTCTGCCCGTAAGGATATGGGTTTTCGTTCGGGTTTAACTGGAATGCTGGAGCTGCCCGATCTTAAGGGAAAGCTCGATCGTCGTAGCCGTGTTTGCCTACCCGAGCAGGGATACTACGCCTATGTAGCTACGCTCGAGGCGTTGCAGAACGCAGGTGTCGATCACGACTTCTTGCTGCAGAACGAGGTAGGGATTCTTTACGGAAACGACAGCTCGGCCAAGGCGGTGATTGAGGGAGTTGATATCATGCGCGCCAAGAACAACACCACGCTTATCGGTTCGGGCAACATCTTCCAGGCGATGAACTCAACCGTTACCATGAACCTTTCGACGATCTTTAATCTTCGAGGTATCAACTTTACCATTGCTGGGGCCTGTGCCAGCGGCTCTCACTCTATTGGTATGGCCTATCTTCTTATAAAGAGCGGGCTTCAGGACTACGTAATTTGTGGTGGAGCGCAGGAGGTAAACAGCTACTCGGTGGGCAGCTTCGATGGACTAAGCGCCTTCTCCATTCGCGAGGATGATCCTACTGCGGCATCGCGCCCATTCGATAAGAACAGGGATGGCTTAATTCCTAGCGGTGGTGCCGCCACCCTATTTGTCGAGAGCTTAGATTCGGCCCTTCGAAGAGGGGCAACCATTCTAGGCGAGATTGTAGGTTACGGCTTCTCCTCAAACGGCGATCATATATCGGTGCCCAATGTGGATGGACCACGCCGCTCGCTGCAGATGGCAATAAGGGATGCAGGGGTTGACACCAAGGATATTGCCTACGTCAACGCCCATGCCACATCTACCCCTATTGGCGACTTCAACGAGGCTAAGGCTATCAGCGAGGTGTTTGGCGAGCATAAGCCTTACGTGGCCTCTACCAAGTCGATGACCGGACACGAGATGTGGATGGCTGGTGCTAGCGAAATAATCTACTCGACCCTGATGATGCAGCACGGTTTTATAGCGCCAAACATCAACCTTACCGAAAAGGATGAGGCTTCGCAGGCGCTTAATATCCCTACTCAAACGGTAGAGATGGAGTTTGACACCTTCCTATCCAACTCGTTCGGATTTGGAGGTACCAACTCGACCCTAATTGTGAAAAAGTATAATAAATAGATATGATGACAAGAGAAGAGATTGTTGAAAAGCTGACCCTAGTGTTGGCCGATGAATTTGAGGTGGATGCTTCTATTATTACACCCGATGCCCCTTTAATGGAAACCCTAGACCTCGACAGCCTCGATCTTGTAGACGTGGTGGTGCTGGTTGAGCAAAACTTTGGCGTAACGCTAAAAGGTCCAGATTTCGTGGGCATCAAAACGTTCGAAGATTTTTATAACCTGATCTCTGCAAAGGTTAATGAAGCAAGCTAGCAGCAAGGCATGGAGTGGCAAGTCAAGAGGAGGCTCGTTTGGGCACCTCTTTTTTATTCTTGTGATAAGGTATCTGGGAGTAAGGGCTGCCTATTTTCATCTGCTGTTTGTTGTTCCCTACTTTGTGCCCTTTGCACCTAAGGCTACCAAGGCTATATGGTGCTACAACCGCCATATCCTTAAGTACGGAGTGGTTAAGGCCGGGTGGATGATCTTGGTTAGTTACTACCGCTTTGGACAAACCATCATCGATAAGGTGGCCATCCTAAATGGGATGGCTAGCCGCTATAAGTTCGAATTCGATAACTACGATGAGTTTCTTAGCGTGCTTAACTCGGGACAAGGTGTTACCATAATTGGTGCGCACGTGGGCAGCTGGGAGGTAGGCGCTCCATTCTTCGACCACTACGGTCGTAAGATAAACATAGTGATGTACGACGCCGAATACCAAAAGATAAAGGCTGCCTTAGAGAAGAGTGCGGGTAGTAGAAACTATAAGGTTATTCCGCTAACAGACGACTCGCTGGACAGCATTATCAGAATTAAGGCTGCCGTTGATAGCAGGGAGTATGTCTGCTTTCAGGGCGATAGGTACATGTCGGATAAGAATGTTATTCACTCCTCCTTTTTGGGCGCCGATGCCCGCTTTCCTTCTGGGCCATTTCTGGTGGCATCGAGGTTGCGTGTGCCGGTGGTTTTCTACTTTGCCATGCGCGAGAGGGGGCGTAAGTACCGCTTCTACTTTAGGGTGGCAACGCCGGTGGTGCGTACCGCTACCCAAAAACCAGAGGGGCAGCTGTTCGGACAGTATATTAAGGAGCTGGAAGCTATTGTGTCGAGGTATCCTCAGCAGTGGTTTAACTTTTACCAATTTTGGAATTAATGAAGAAGACCATACTGCTTGTTTCTGCCAACCGTCACCACATACCCTACCCCGTGTATCCCATCGGGGTATCCTATTTACGTGGCTACCTGGAGTCGAACCTCGCAGGTTTTCATGTTGAGGTGTTTGATTGTAACCTGCATACCAACGAGGAGCTGGCTCAGGTGCTTCAGCAGCTAGATCCAGCTTACGTGGGGGTGTCGTTGCGCAACATCGATGGGGCAAACTCGTTGGATAGGTCGAGCTTCATTGGTAGCTATAGGGATATTGTTAGCTGCATCAGAACCAACTCTACGGCAACGGTATTTATTGGTGGTGCCGGCTTCTCCATCTATCCGCAGGCGCTGATCGATGCGCTTAAGCCCGACTATGGGATTATAGGGGAAGGAGAGGAGTCGTTGTGCGAGCTGGTTAGAGCGCTCGAACAGGGGCAAGATCCTTCGAGGATAGAGGGCGTAGCCTGCTATGTTGATGGTACCTTTAGGTGTAATCCCCATACAAAATACTTGAAGTCGCTCGACGTTAAGTTCGAGCATAACCTTATAGATTTTTACTGGCAGAGCAGCGGGATGCTTAACATCCAAACTAAAAGGGGATGCCCCTACAGCTGCATCTACTGCTCCTATCCGCTCATTGATGGACGAAAGGTGCGTACGCTTGACACCGATCTGATTGTAGATAACATAAAGCGCGTTAAGGCGGAGAAGGGTGTCGACTACCTTTTCTTTACCGATTCGGTATTCAATATTTACAACAGCTACAACATCGAGCTGGCCGAAAAGATTATCAAGAGCGGCTTAAAGATACGATGGGGAGCCTACTTCTCCCCAAGCAACCTTAGCGATGAGATGCTGGCGCTCTTTAGGGCATCGGGACTAACGCATATCGAGTTTGGTACCGAGTCGTTTTCGGATAGCCAGCTGGTTAACTACGGAAAACATTTTACCTTTAGGGAGGTGCTAGAGGCCTCGGAGCTGTGCCTAAAGCATAACGTATACTACGCGCACTTCCTTATTCTGGGAGGTTACGGCGAGACGCAGCAGACGCTAAAGGAAACTATAGAGAACTCTAAGCGGATACGCTATAGCGTATTCTTCCCCTATATGGGGATGAGGGTATATCCCGGAACTAAGCTGCAGGCAATTGCCATAGAGAAGGGGCTGATCTCGTCCAACGACGACCTGCTTGCTCCAACCTACTACCTCGAGGATGGCTTTGAGGTGGAGGAGGTAAAACGAATGGCTTTGGAAACTGGAAAGGCTTGGGTCTTCCCCGACGATCCGCAGAGCGATATGATGGACGTGCTGCGCTACAAGCGTAACAAAAAAGGATTACTATGGGAATATCTAAGAAGGCCATAATAGAGGGAGATGAGGTGCTGAGGTATATTCCGCAGCGCCCGCCGATGGTAATGGTTGATAAGTTCTATGGAGTACAGGAGAACATGTCGGCCAGCGGATTGCTGGTGACGCCGGAGAACATCTTCTGCGAAGATGGGGTGCTGCAGGAGTGCGGCGTCATTGAGCATATTGCCCAGTCGGCTGCCATGCGCATTGGCTACATTCATATAAGCAACGGAACGGAGGTTCCCATTGGCTTTATAGGATCAATAAGTAAGCTAACGATAGAGAGCCTTCCTTGTGTAGGCGATGATATATACACCGAGGTGGAGGTGGAGATGGAGGTTTTCGACATCACCCTGATCTCGGCAAAGGTAACGCTCGGTGAGAGGATTATTGCCGAGTGCCAAATGAAGGTGGCAACACCAGGTTCGACAAAATAGATAGAAATGGCAAAGAAAGTAAAGCGGCAAGTTCCAAGTTTAATAAATCGTACCCCATTTAGGGTACGTTTTAGCGAGGTCGATTCGATGCAGATTGTGTGGCATGGAGAGTATGTTCGCTACTTCGAGGATGGCCGCGAAGCATTTGGCCGACAGTATGGAGGATTGGGCTACATGGAGATGTATAACAGCGGCTATGTGGTTCCCCTAGTAAAGATAAGCTTAGAGTTTAAGTATCCGTTGGTGTGCGGAGATACGGCTATCGTAGAAACGCGCTACATCAACTGTGAGGCGGCAAAAATTTTATTCGAGTATACCATATACCGCGAGTCGGACATGCAGGTGGTGGCAACAGGCGAGAGCACGCAGGTATTTCTGAATAGGGATAACGTGCTGGAGCTGGTTAACCCTGAGTTTTACATTCAGTGGAAGAAGAAAT
This portion of the Alistipes sp. ZOR0009 genome encodes:
- a CDS encoding TlpA disulfide reductase family protein, whose translation is MNLKKTKLGLSLALMGISSVLFSQIPFEIKGKVDGMTTDSVMLFKIVNNKEQLWQKTTMNNGEFAFKGSVDAPELCMVRLGANKFPIKYFFVDKGVLTYRCSFDKEKNRPLVPSIEGNATQNQLIAYEKGKKEFQAAISEFNQKLRNEKDKLTPEQKEQIENKIDSLYNAMDVYNKQSIVTYANSVVSPYIIKSEFLYSANTSELKSYLNLYPATVRKSAITKEIAEYVTRLEKVDVGSPAPNIKFKTVDGKDFELASLKGKVYVIDFWASWCGPCRKENPNMVKLYSDLHPKGLEMVGISLDKSLEPWKAAIEKDALTWTHISDLKYWQSEAAKLYVISAVPTTILIDKDGKIVARGLHGEKLRKAVEDLLNQ
- a CDS encoding acyltransferase, which gives rise to MKQASSKAWSGKSRGGSFGHLFFILVIRYLGVRAAYFHLLFVVPYFVPFAPKATKAIWCYNRHILKYGVVKAGWMILVSYYRFGQTIIDKVAILNGMASRYKFEFDNYDEFLSVLNSGQGVTIIGAHVGSWEVGAPFFDHYGRKINIVMYDAEYQKIKAALEKSAGSRNYKVIPLTDDSLDSIIRIKAAVDSREYVCFQGDRYMSDKNVIHSSFLGADARFPSGPFLVASRLRVPVVFYFAMRERGRKYRFYFRVATPVVRTATQKPEGQLFGQYIKELEAIVSRYPQQWFNFYQFWN
- a CDS encoding YybH family protein, whose amino-acid sequence is MDKRTTSETIIALERAALDAWHNGNPTPYLELYSEDFTYFDPMHERRIDGRDRIKMLYEGMRGTVKMDKFEMINPVVQATDTMAVLTYNLHSYSGETIWKENCTEVYRLNSGREWKIVHSHWSLTSAATS
- a CDS encoding acyl-CoA thioesterase, which produces MAKKVKRQVPSLINRTPFRVRFSEVDSMQIVWHGEYVRYFEDGREAFGRQYGGLGYMEMYNSGYVVPLVKISLEFKYPLVCGDTAIVETRYINCEAAKILFEYTIYRESDMQVVATGESTQVFLNRDNVLELVNPEFYIQWKKKWGVE
- a CDS encoding phosphopantetheine-binding protein; its protein translation is MTREEIVEKLTLVLADEFEVDASIITPDAPLMETLDLDSLDLVDVVVLVEQNFGVTLKGPDFVGIKTFEDFYNLISAKVNEAS
- the fabG gene encoding 3-oxoacyl-ACP reductase FabG, with protein sequence MRYALVTGGSRGIGRAICLKLAEMGYTVVVNYKSNREEAQKTLELIAEQGGAGEMLQFDVASAHDTAAALEGWHAANVGAHISVLVNNAGIRKDNLMMWMQPEEWSSVLNISLNGFYNVTQPLLKNMLVKKFGRIINVVSLSGIKGLPGQTNYSAAKGGVIAATKALAQEVAKKGVTVNAVAPGFIKTEMTADLDEADLKRLIPTGRFGEAKEVAELVGFLASEHSAYITGEVISINGGLYT
- a CDS encoding hydroxymyristoyl-ACP dehydratase, translating into MGISKKAIIEGDEVLRYIPQRPPMVMVDKFYGVQENMSASGLLVTPENIFCEDGVLQECGVIEHIAQSAAMRIGYIHISNGTEVPIGFIGSISKLTIESLPCVGDDIYTEVEVEMEVFDITLISAKVTLGERIIAECQMKVATPGSTK
- a CDS encoding lipid biosynthesis B12-binding/radical SAM protein; the encoded protein is MKKTILLVSANRHHIPYPVYPIGVSYLRGYLESNLAGFHVEVFDCNLHTNEELAQVLQQLDPAYVGVSLRNIDGANSLDRSSFIGSYRDIVSCIRTNSTATVFIGGAGFSIYPQALIDALKPDYGIIGEGEESLCELVRALEQGQDPSRIEGVACYVDGTFRCNPHTKYLKSLDVKFEHNLIDFYWQSSGMLNIQTKRGCPYSCIYCSYPLIDGRKVRTLDTDLIVDNIKRVKAEKGVDYLFFTDSVFNIYNSYNIELAEKIIKSGLKIRWGAYFSPSNLSDEMLALFRASGLTHIEFGTESFSDSQLVNYGKHFTFREVLEASELCLKHNVYYAHFLILGGYGETQQTLKETIENSKRIRYSVFFPYMGMRVYPGTKLQAIAIEKGLISSNDDLLAPTYYLEDGFEVEEVKRMALETGKAWVFPDDPQSDMMDVLRYKRNKKGLLWEYLRRP
- a CDS encoding NAD(P)/FAD-dependent oxidoreductase, encoding MSTTSIERIRCLILGDGPAVYTAAINAAHISLSPLVYEGLMMDEMQTFSEIASFHKHPKGTTKVGMMENLRNQAICLNVDIRLVFAVTIDFAQQPFKVTVDEKKEMEVDILIIANGSKARYYGIDSDRQYCEQGGVDSDICDGFFYKGQDVVVVGADDIAAEQAFYLATICRKVYLVVCCYELLVSKTIQKSLFNTPNIEVLWGYQIREVLADELGVNGVLLVSDKKEEKKVHATGLFVAIDH
- a CDS encoding beta-ketoacyl-[acyl-carrier-protein] synthase family protein, producing the protein MNRVVITGMGIYSCIGKNLEEVKESLYNGKSGIGFDSARKDMGFRSGLTGMLELPDLKGKLDRRSRVCLPEQGYYAYVATLEALQNAGVDHDFLLQNEVGILYGNDSSAKAVIEGVDIMRAKNNTTLIGSGNIFQAMNSTVTMNLSTIFNLRGINFTIAGACASGSHSIGMAYLLIKSGLQDYVICGGAQEVNSYSVGSFDGLSAFSIREDDPTAASRPFDKNRDGLIPSGGAATLFVESLDSALRRGATILGEIVGYGFSSNGDHISVPNVDGPRRSLQMAIRDAGVDTKDIAYVNAHATSTPIGDFNEAKAISEVFGEHKPYVASTKSMTGHEMWMAGASEIIYSTLMMQHGFIAPNINLTEKDEASQALNIPTQTVEMEFDTFLSNSFGFGGTNSTLIVKKYNK
- the hutH gene encoding aromatic amino acid ammonia-lyase, whose amino-acid sequence is MIMDLYMGIQDIYDILFNRKELVVSDDIRKKVEASYCFLERFSKDKVVYGINTGFGPMAQYRVDDEHLKQLQYNIIRSHSAGAGDPLPELYVKAAMVARLLTFAQGKSGVHIELVDTLSKFINNNIYPVVPQHGSVGASGDLVQLSHIALTLIGEGEVFYKGVRRDTQGVLEEFGIRPLGVHIREGLAVCNGTAVMTGIGLVNLINARRLLRWGVIAAVLMNEIAASYDDFMSEVLNSMKFHEGQQRIAKMMRDLSADSCCLPKREVELYGEANNEKIFSHKVQPYYSLRCVPQILGPVLEELDNAEKVLVNELNSVDDNPVVDTETQSVYHGGNFHGDYVSYEMDKLKIAITKLTMLCERQMNYLFHDKINGILPPFVNMGVLGLNYGLQAAQFTATSTTAECQTLSNPMYVHSIPNNNDNQDIVSMGTNSALIAKTVIENSFQVMAIHFMAIAQAVDCLQIQDKLSSRTRAIYDEVRAIIPVFIEDSPKYKEIEAMVAYLKGGEMHL